Within the Serratia sp. UGAL515B_01 genome, the region ACGGGCACAGACCCGCGCAGTCAATGGCATTGATGGTGATATCAAGCTCAACCGGGCGTTATGGGTGATGGCAGAGCAACTTAAGCTGGCGGTGACTTGATGCAGCATGTTCCCGCTGACGCACAGCAGGCAACCCCGTATCCGCTGCCACTGGACAACCAATCTGGTTGTCGTTCGATATCTGATGATGATTTATGCGCCTGGTGCCGCCATCTTTACTATCGACCAGGTGAAGTCAGCCTTTGCCAGTTCGTTGAAGAAGAGGGTGACTGGCCTGCTTGTTTTGACGCTGATGGCTATGCCCAATCCTGCACCGAACTGCGCCTGATCTTCACTTTTCCACACTCGCCAGACCTCAGGTGAACAGCCCCGGTAAGCACTCACTGACCTTTACCCCACACCTACCAGACAGGCTCCCGGTTTTTCCGGTGGGGCCTGTTTTGTTATTTATCTCATCAATAAGGATATTTACATGAATACGCATTTTGAACTGTCTGCGCCCCCTTCTCAGTCAGCAACGTTGAGTGCCACTTTGGTGCCTGGCAACCAGCGCTCTCGTTTCTGGCCGCAGCACTTCGGCAGCATACCGCAATGGCTCATTCTGGAGGCTCATGTCTTTGGCTGGCTGGATCGCCTGTGTGCGGATTACCACGGTGGGCAATGGGATTTTTATACGCTCAGTAACGGCGGGGCCTTTATGGCTCCAGAAGGCGGTGAGCGGTGGTCACTGTTTAACGGTATGAATGGTAACGGTGCCGACATGAGTGCTGAGGCTGCAGGTATTACTGCCTGCCTGATGGCCTATAGTCACCACGCCTGCCGCACCGAGAACGAAGCCATGACCGACCATTTCTACCGCCTGCGGGAATACGCGCTGCACCACCCCGACAGCCGCGCCATTTTCGCCCTGATTGACTGAGGACACCGACATGAATTCCTCAACATCATTGGCGTCAACCGCACTGCCGTTAACGGCGCAGCGCACGGTCAAACGCGCCCTGTCGTTGCTGGAAAAACACCTGCGTGAACCAGGAGCATTGTTCACCTCCACCAGCACCGCACGCGACTGGTTACGGTTACAACTCGCCGGGCAGGAGCGTGAAGTGTTTATCGTATTGTATCTCGACAATCAGCACCGGTTGCTGGCGAGCGAAACCTTGTTCACCGGCAGTATCAGAAGCACGGAAGTCCATCCCCGTGAAGTCGTAAAGGCGGTACTTCGTCACAACGCAGCCGCCGTTATTCTGGCGCACAATCACCCCTCCGGGGAGGCTGAGCCCAGCCAGGCTGATCGGCAGATCACCGAAAGGCTGGTCAACGCACTGGCACTGGTTGATGTGAAGGTATTGGACCATCTGATTGTAGGTGGTCTTGATATCGTCTCCTTCACCGAGCGCGGCTGGTTGCCTGGCTGACAGTCATCTCTCTCATTTCCCCAATCTCATTTTTCCAGGAGTATCCCAATGGGCTGGTTATTTTCACACCGCTCTCGCCGTGAGCTGATCGCGGCACTGATCCAAACTGAAGACACCAAATACTATCAACACGTTACGCTGGCGCATGCTCTGCGAGGTAATGTCCTGTGGTCAGTTGTCCAGAGCACACCGAAAGATCCCTCCAAAGCCGCCCAAACAGTCATTCATTGCATCCTGATGCAGGGTTCCGGCGGCAGTTGGGGCTACAAGGCGATGGATGAGTCGGTACAGCCTTGTTATTACTCCTGCCCAAAACGCTATCTGGCGATGGCCCCGGTCATCAGCCCGGCATGGCGTGAAAAGGTCTTGGCGCATCACCAACGCCGCTACCCGCAACGGGGCGCAATAAAGGAAGGAAACTACAGATGATCGCAACAACCCCTCTTTTGCGTTTCGGTCTGCAATGCAGTTCGGTATATATCAGTGAAGACGATAATGCGGTGCTGTACCGGATCTCCCACTGTCAGGATGAGTTCAGCGACGGTGAGTGGATCTCTTTCTCGGGCACCGGCTATCTGCTGAGATTGGATGCGTGGACCCACCCGGTGTTGCAACTCAAACGGCTGGGGCTGTCCAAAACCTGCCGCCGTCTGGTCACCACTCTGATGAAACGCCACCAACTTAGCTACCTGCACATAGACGCCCTGGGTGAGGTCTTGCCCGACTTTACCACGTTCGATTGGTAATACGCCCCACCCAACGTTCCACCTTCGCATTATCAATATATTTTACAAGGATATGGCTCATGAACACGAGCGCATCACCCATGCCTGGCGTCTTTCATTTTCTGCAACATGGCAACGTGACATCGCAGGACTGGAAAGCCTTATGCCAGGCGATCACCACCGCTTACCAGGAACTGTGTCAACACCCAGACAAGCTGGGATTCACCACCGCACCGGTTATCTGTGAACACACCGGCAACCGCCAATACCGGTTCGACAACAACCTGATGGGATTGGGCATGATCGGTTTTAACGGTGAGCGGATTACCCATCAGGCAGGCGATCCGTTCATTCTCTACCAACGGCAGACACCCTATGCTCTGATCCGCTGTGATACTAGAGGCTATCCGTACTACCGGCTGGTCATGGCTGTACTGCTCTTGGCGAACACGCAATGCCCGAACACCTGGACGATGGAATCTGACGTACCGCTGAAGCAATGGCGCAAGGTAGCCCATTGGCTCACCCACCATTGCCAACTCCCAGTTTCCCCGCTGTGTTAAGGAGCTACCTGCATGAAGACTCTCGACAAAATACCCTGCATCACGCCCAACGCCCGTCAAGCTTTGGCAGAGTACCAGCAACTGCTGACCTGGTTGCTGGCTCACTGTTACGGCTTGGAACTCAACGATACGCCGTATCACGACGAACAAGCCATAGCACAACAGATTGACCATGGCATCACGGTAAGGGAAACCGTCAATGAACTGGTGGAGAAATTTGACCTGGTACGCATTGATCGCCCCGGTTTCAGCTTGATGGCACAAGATCCCACCTTAAGCAGCGGCGATATGTTACGCGCCCGCAGTGCGCTGGGCTTGCGCAGTCCCGTCATTCGCCGCCTCGCCTGACAGCCTTTCACTTACCTCAGTGATCCAACAACACGCCAGCCTCACTGCTGGCGTTTTACTTTTTCAAGTTCAAGGAATTTTGACGATGAAGGAAACCCAATCCAATGCTACCAGCAACGACAGCACTCCGTCGCCTGTCTGGGGATTGCAACGAGATATCACGCCCCGCCTGGGAGCCCGGTTGGTCCAGCAGGGTAATCACCTGCATTTTCTGGCCGACCGTGCCGGTTTTGTCGGTACGTTCTCCCCTGATGCTCTTAAAAGGCTGGATGCCGCTTTCCCGGTGTTGATCGAACAGTTGGAGGCCTGTCTGCGGTCTGGCGAACTCGATCAACGCCGTCAGCATTGCGTCACCGTGCAGCACGCCGGTTTTACCTGCGATGCCAATACGTTAGGTAGCTTTGGCCATCTCTATATCGCTGTTTATCAGACAACACCGCCCAACCCGGCATAAGCCGTAAGCACTCACACTCCCCAACCTTTAACCCTGCCTGCGATAACGCGGGCATTTTTTTCTAAGGAACTCAGCGATGCCAACCACATTGAATACTGTCATTGAACCTGAAGTTTTAACCGATCACACCGAAGTGATTTGTTCCACCAGCATTGAACGTATCGTTACTGGTCGTAATGCCGTGCTGGCGCAGATTGAAGCCATTATCCACCAGCTCGAGGATATCTCGGCCATCACCAGCAGTATTGGCGGCGGAGTGGCAAGAGACTGGGCAATGAAGCAAGACTTTCGCTGTGGCTGCTGGCTGATGGAGAAAGCAGAAACGGCCATGCCGGTGATCACCCGCAATCTTGATCGCGACATATGGCGGGATCTGATGAAGCGCTCCGGTATGCTGAGCTTGATGGACGCTCAGGCTCGTGACCAGTGGTACAGAAACCTGGAGGGAGAGACTATTCCTGCTGTCAGCGAAGCCAACATACTCAGTACCTTTGAGCAACTGCATCAGAGCAAAAATGAGGTTTTCGAGCGAGGGGTGATCAACGTCTTCAAGTCGCTCTCATGGGATTACAAAAGCAACCATCCCTGCAAATTTGGCAAGAAGGTGATCGTCAACGGTCTGGTGAGTTACAACCAATGGGGATTTACGTTGAACCACAACTATAGGCGGGATCAGTTGGCGGATCTGGAAAGGATGTTGTTCCTGCTGGAGGGTAAGGCGATACCGGATAACCGTAGCGATCTCACCGCTCGGCTGTATGATCATATCAGTGCCCATCGGCTTAAGGCGGAGGTTTATGAGGATGAGTATTTTTCAATCAAGTATTTCATGAAGGGGTCAGCACATCTGACATTTAGAAAGCCTAAGTTGATGGACAAGATGAACGATATCATCGCCAAGCATTACCCAGACGTATTGCCGGAACGGGTATAAGTAAGGTTATGAAGTCGGAAGATGCTCGAGGATATTTAGGGAGATAATACTGTTGCGCAACAGGGAGTACCTCACTATACTGTTTCTTGTGGCGCAACAAGGAACAAAAGATCATGATTAAAAGTTTCAAGCACAAGGGATTGCGTCAATTTTTTGAAAAAGGCATTCAATCTGGGATCAATACCCAACATGTTAACAAACTTCGTCAACGTCTTGCTGTTCTTAATGAAGCTGAAGACATTGGTGAAATGAATCTTCCAGGATACCGGTTACATCCCTTAACGGGAGATAGGCAAGGACAATGGGCCATTACGGTGTCAGGAAACTGGCGTGTTACCTTCGAATTTATTGAAGGTGACGCGTATATTGTCAATTATGAGGACTATCACTGATGAAGATGCACAATCCCCCTCACCCAGGTGAGATCATTGCAGATGCTCTGGATGAACTCAATCTGGGTATCCGCGAGCTTGCTCGGGCACTCAATGTTGCCCCCTCTACGGCACAACGGCTAGTTTCGTGTAAGGCAGCAGTGAGCCCGGAAATGGCTGTCAAACTTTCGGCAGTGCTGGGCAGTTCTCCACGACTGTGGCTCAAGCTGCAAGAGGCCTATAGCCTAGATAAAGCCGAAAAGAATGTAGATGTTTCCAAACTGACACCACTATTCAAACCTGTTCAGTTATCGCACATCTAGACGGATGCCCACATATCGTATTCAGAAAAACGGCATTGATTGACTGGTTCAATGCGATCGTAGCCAAACATGAACTAAGAAGGTTTGGGAAGTTGGCAGAGATTTCCTGATGTCAGCATTGTCTCTTACTGATTGATTGTGATTTAGTTTTAATCACTAGGAGGTGCTCATGGGACAATCACCCACACGCATTATCACTGTCCATGTTCCTGTTGAAATGGCAGAAAAGCTCGATGAACTGGCTGCAAATTATGAGCGCTCCTGTGGCTGGATCGTCAAACAAGCCTTGGCTGCGTTCATTGAACAGGAAGAGAAGCGTCACCAAATGATCCTGGAAGGCCTGGCAGATGTGGATGCGGGCAGAGTGGTGGAACAGGCCGATGTATTGAGATGGGTGAATAGCCTGAACATTAGCATGCTGCTTCCTGTACCGCAGTCATGGCAAAAGTAATGCAGGTTGTTTGGTCAGATCATGCGTTGCAGGATTTAGAGTGGTTGCGCGAATTTATTGCCAACGTCAATCCAGAAGCAGCAGCACAGGTGCTTTAATCACTGGTGCTTGCCCCGTTAACCTGCTGACGCATTCACGGATGGGACCAGCACTGGCAAGGTATTAATTACGGGAAGTGCGTCGATTGATCGTCGGTAATCATGAAATGCACTACGAACTCAGAGTGAACGTGCTCTACATCTTACGTGTTTGGCATACGCTAGACAATCGGTGAAGTTATTCCCTGACGTTGTTTACTAGCTTGGGATCGAGTTTGTCGCAATTGTAGAGAAAGATCATTACATCGTTGAGTGAGTAATCCCGTTTATAAGAAGAGTTATCGGCAGTACGTTACGCCAGTGGTGTTCAGTAAAATCCACGTTTCGAGGGAAGAGGCTTATGCTTGTTTCCGCAAACGGCATTAAACGCGCTTGAAGTCTAGATGTGGATGCGATGGTCAGTTATGGGTATCTTAACCGCCAACTCTGTCCCGCTTCGAGTCCCAAAAATCCAATGATTGCGCGTGTTGGTATCGGTGTTGGTATAATGTAATTTTTTTAAATTTTACTTAATATAAATCATAGGTTTATTTCATACGTGCGAGTCCGGCCTTCGCACCATTAAGTAGTTCGAGAACGTCCGTAACAGTCCATAGGTTACTAAAAAGAAAGCCGAAAGGCTTTTTTTGTCCTAAAGAGTCCGAGCACATCCGTTGCAATCCGGTTACCACTGGGGGCATAATTAGGGGCATTCAACTTCGATTAGAAATGTGCCCCCAAATGAAGCTCAACGCCAGACAGGTCGAGACCGCCAAGCCTAAAGACAAAACCTACAAATTGGCCGATGGTGGCGGTTTGTATCTCGAGGTTTCTGCAAAAGGCTTTAAATATTGGCGAATGAAATACAGACGTCCCTCCGATAAAAAAGAGGATCGGCTAGCATTTGGTGTCTGGCCGACCGTGACGCTTGCAGAAGCAAGGGCGAAACGGGATGAAGCCAAAAAGCTGTTAGTGCAGGGTATCGACCCAAAAGTCGACAAGAAGGAAGCTCAGGCCGAGAATGCTGGATCATATACTTTCGAAACCATCGCTCGCGAATGGCATGCCAGCAACAAGCGATGGAGTGAAGACCATCGATCGCGCGTTCTCCGTTATCTTGAGCTTTATATCTTTCCTCATCTCGGCTCGTCTGATATTCGCCAGCTCAAAACCAGCCACCTTTTAGCCCCGATTAAAAAAGTTGATGCCAGCGGTAAGCATGATGTCGCGCAGCGCCTGCAACAGCGCGTGACGGCTATAATGCGTTATGCCGTTCAGAACGATTACATCGATTCAAATCCAGCCAGTGATATGGCGGGAGCGTTATCATCAACCAAAGCGCGACACTATCCGGCATTGCCCCCCAGCCGTTTCCCTGAATTTCTCGCGCGGCTTTTGGCTTTTCGCGGTCGGATGATGACGCGAATTGCGGTTGAACTTTCATTGCTTACCTTTGTTCGTTCTAGTGAGTTGCGTTTTGCACGCTGGGATGAATTCGACTTCGATAAGTCTCAGTGGTGTATACCTGCAAAGCGAGAAGAAATAAAAGGCGTGCGTTACTCGTACCGTGGCATGAAGATGAAAGAAGAGCATATCGTCCCGCTCAGCCGTCAGGCAGTGGCTTTGCTTGAACAATTAAAGCAGATAAGTGGTGATAAAGAATTACTCTTTCCGGGGGATCACGACGCCACTAAGGTCATGAGTGAAAACACGATAAATAGTGCTTTACGTACAATGGGATATGATACAAAAACCGAAGTCTGCGGGCATGGATTTAGAACTATGGCGCGTGGTGCTTTAGGTGAGTCAGGATTATGGAGCGATGATGCGATAGAGCGTCAATTGAGTCATTCTGAAAGAAACAATGTCAGGGCAGCGTATATCCATACCTCTGAACATTTAGAGGAAAGAAGATTAATGGTGCAATGGTGGGCAGATTATTTATCTTATAATAATACGTGCCATCTAACACCTTTCGAATTTGCTAGAAGGTATAAGGTTTGAATGTATAGAGCTTGTTTTTCTGTTATTGTGTTTCATTAATCTTTAATACTCTAAAAAATCGCGTTTTCCATATATTCAAGGACAATGTAATGGATACTAACAATGATGTTTATTTGCATGCTTTGCAATCTTTGAAGGAAGATGATCTATCACAGCGAGTAATCAAACCTCTATTCGAATCAATGGGCTGTTATCGCGTTGATTTTCACGGCGGGGCATATGAAGGTGGTAAGGATATTATTGCTTATACAAAAGCCCCTTTAGGTGATCATATTAGTGTTGTGCAAACTAAGAAAATAGGTAATGGAAAAGCTACGGGTGATAAAAATATTATCGGGAATTTGATATTTCAATTGCAACAGTGTTACCTCAAAGAAATACCATTACACAATGGGAAAAGTAAAAAGCCTGATAGCGTAATTTTAGCTACACCATATAAAGTAGGGTCAAGATTATTAGGGGAAATTCATTCTCATTTGACGGGGATGAAAAATGAAGTTAAGTTGCTTGATGGCCCATATTTATTAGAGTTAATAAAGGATAATAATCCTTCTCTATTAAACTCAATTATGGGGTTGGAACGAAAAATATTGGTTCAGGATACTTTTCAATTGCAAAATCTTGAATTAATGAAAGCGTTAAACATGGATTATTCAATAGAGAAAATAAATTGTTATAATGATTTGGCTTTTTTTATGGGGAGTATAGATAGTCATCATCTCTTAAAGTCAAATATAAAAATATCGTCATCTAAAATGTCTCTCAATCGTGAGGGTTGGGAAGTTCTTAAGAAAAAATATTTAGTTGATTTGGAGCGTCACCTCGGATTTACTCCATTGCTTAATGAAATTCAGTATGTCGAAATGCAGTTCGAGACACAGCTGAAGAGTCATCTCGAAGAAAATAACAAAAAACATTACGAGAAGATCATCGCAGCAAGACTTGAAATATCGTTACTTGAAAATACTCTTGCAAGTATTAGGTCAGAATTTAACACCTTCAAAAATCAGAGTGATAATTTCGAAGATGACGGAGTTATCAGGAATGTAATGAATATTTGGTGGCCTATAATTGGTGATGCGAGTAAAACACAAGACTATTTAAATATATATAATGATTATAACGATGTGTTGAAATCATACTCCAGTAATAAAAAATTGCCAGTTGGGTATAAAATAAACTTCACGGATTATTTATCAACACTTGCATCACTATCTTCCCAAGTCTATTCTTATAAAGAATTAGAGTCTCAATACATTTCGTATCCACTTTATGAGTATCAGTTTAATACTGTTGGTATTGAAAACTGGTTGAGGTCTCACTGTGATTTTTATGCTGAAGGTGTGCGTAAAATTAATGATGGTAGATTTGAAGAAAACAAGGAATATTTAAAAGCTTTCTTAGCGAGCACCCAAAAAGTTCTTATTGTACTAGAAATACTTCAGGAGCTTTCAGTTGAAACTAATAGTATTGTTAATTTCACTTCATCAACAATAGCTATGAAAGACGGAATTTCAATTTCTCCTTTTACGCTTTTTGATACTGGCCATGACATAGCAGTCTATGGTGGGGCTGGAGCGGGAAAAACAACAACACTTCAAATGTATGTCGAAGACATAATAAATAAGGGATTAAATAACGTAATATATCTTCCATTAAACAGGCTAATAAATAAAAAAAGTGTTTATTTTTCGGTTGAAGCAGAATCTGCATTTAGTTACAAACAGGTCTTGTCGTTAATTTTGCTTTCGAAGAATATCGATGATACTGAAGAAAGTATGAATGATCTTGAAATTGCGCTTCGTGATGCAAATTCTTTGAGGTTGGTTATTGATGGGTTGGATGAAGCATATAATAAAGTCCCGTTCATTTTGGATTCCATAAATGAATTCAAAGGGAAATATCCCTCAATCCAATTGATTGTCTCCAGTCGAGACTGCGTTAGCTTCATTTCGAAAATAAATTTCTTAGGTGTGACATTATTGCCATTCACTACTGAGCAATTGTATTATTTTATTAGGTCATGGTTTGCCGAGGATGTCGAAGAAGCCCAAGGGCTTATTATTGATATTGATTGTGGTGATTTGAAGGAAATAGTTAAAACTCCATTGTTAGCTACCCTTCTTTGTATATTGAAAAAAAGAGGTATTGATACACCCTCAACAGAGATGGAGATATTTACTAGAAGGCTTAAGCTTCTGTGCGGGGAGTATGATAATTACAAAACCATTAAGCGTAGTCGCTCGGACAGTATGCAACTTGAAAAGGCGGCTATGAAACTAGCTTATCACTTGCACAGTAGAAATAAACGTTCTGATAGTATTGAATCAATGGTCACATATTTGGCATATGACACAACATTCGGATATCCTGAGGATGTATGTTTATTGTTAGTAGAGGAGTTGATTAATCCGTGTAATATTCTACATTTAGATCCTTTAACTAAACATTACTCATTTGGTCATTTACGTTTCCAGGAACATCTCGCTGCATTAGAACTAAAAGAAAATCGCGGGAGAGACATATTACCACTGCTTAATAAAGATTGGTGGAGTGGTACATTATGTTTGTATGCTCAGGCTTGTGACTTTAGCGGTCTCGTTGAAGATTATTATAGATATTATGGGGAAGTAAACACTGCACTGAAGATTTTCAAAGAGATGGTGTCTCATAGGCCGATTAGGGCTCGTTCTAACCTTCTTTCATTAATATTGCAATATGAACGAACAGAGAAACTTGAAGGTTACACAGTTGAGGAGGATGATTATTTTGATGATTTCTGGCGCTATCCACCTGAATAATTTATTTCGTATTAAACCTATTGGCGCGCAATGCTATCCCCGCCACGCCTGCCCGCTTCATAGGCCGCTTTTAATGCAGGTGCATGAAGACACCAACGCCGCGCCAGCACTGACACGGCGGGAAGAAAAAATAGTCATAATAAACAGGCAAAATCATGCACGTTCATGCACGGTTTTATTGCGTTAATTATGGTGAATTTATTGCGGATTTAATGCCGGTTTTTCACGTTCCAGAGCCGCTTTTCTTTGTGCATAAGTATGGGACTGCGCAGGGGTGTAAAATCGTCGGGTATCATTCATCGCGGAGGTATCTGGAT harbors:
- a CDS encoding antirestriction protein; translation: MNTHFELSAPPSQSATLSATLVPGNQRSRFWPQHFGSIPQWLILEAHVFGWLDRLCADYHGGQWDFYTLSNGGAFMAPEGGERWSLFNGMNGNGADMSAEAAGITACLMAYSHHACRTENEAMTDHFYRLREYALHHPDSRAIFALID
- the radC gene encoding RadC family protein, which produces MNSSTSLASTALPLTAQRTVKRALSLLEKHLREPGALFTSTSTARDWLRLQLAGQEREVFIVLYLDNQHRLLASETLFTGSIRSTEVHPREVVKAVLRHNAAAVILAHNHPSGEAEPSQADRQITERLVNALALVDVKVLDHLIVGGLDIVSFTERGWLPG
- a CDS encoding DUF5983 family protein: MIATTPLLRFGLQCSSVYISEDDNAVLYRISHCQDEFSDGEWISFSGTGYLLRLDAWTHPVLQLKRLGLSKTCRRLVTTLMKRHQLSYLHIDALGEVLPDFTTFDW
- a CDS encoding TA system toxin CbtA family protein → MKTLDKIPCITPNARQALAEYQQLLTWLLAHCYGLELNDTPYHDEQAIAQQIDHGITVRETVNELVEKFDLVRIDRPGFSLMAQDPTLSSGDMLRARSALGLRSPVIRRLA
- a CDS encoding type IV toxin-antitoxin system YeeU family antitoxin, producing the protein MKETQSNATSNDSTPSPVWGLQRDITPRLGARLVQQGNHLHFLADRAGFVGTFSPDALKRLDAAFPVLIEQLEACLRSGELDQRRQHCVTVQHAGFTCDANTLGSFGHLYIAVYQTTPPNPA
- a CDS encoding DUF4942 domain-containing protein; this encodes MPTTLNTVIEPEVLTDHTEVICSTSIERIVTGRNAVLAQIEAIIHQLEDISAITSSIGGGVARDWAMKQDFRCGCWLMEKAETAMPVITRNLDRDIWRDLMKRSGMLSLMDAQARDQWYRNLEGETIPAVSEANILSTFEQLHQSKNEVFERGVINVFKSLSWDYKSNHPCKFGKKVIVNGLVSYNQWGFTLNHNYRRDQLADLERMLFLLEGKAIPDNRSDLTARLYDHISAHRLKAEVYEDEYFSIKYFMKGSAHLTFRKPKLMDKMNDIIAKHYPDVLPERV
- a CDS encoding type II toxin-antitoxin system RelE/ParE family toxin; its protein translation is MIKSFKHKGLRQFFEKGIQSGINTQHVNKLRQRLAVLNEAEDIGEMNLPGYRLHPLTGDRQGQWAITVSGNWRVTFEFIEGDAYIVNYEDYH
- a CDS encoding HigA family addiction module antitoxin, whose protein sequence is MKMHNPPHPGEIIADALDELNLGIRELARALNVAPSTAQRLVSCKAAVSPEMAVKLSAVLGSSPRLWLKLQEAYSLDKAEKNVDVSKLTPLFKPVQLSHI
- a CDS encoding ribbon-helix-helix domain-containing protein, translating into MGQSPTRIITVHVPVEMAEKLDELAANYERSCGWIVKQALAAFIEQEEKRHQMILEGLADVDAGRVVEQADVLRWVNSLNISMLLPVPQSWQK
- a CDS encoding tyrosine-type recombinase/integrase, translating into MKLNARQVETAKPKDKTYKLADGGGLYLEVSAKGFKYWRMKYRRPSDKKEDRLAFGVWPTVTLAEARAKRDEAKKLLVQGIDPKVDKKEAQAENAGSYTFETIAREWHASNKRWSEDHRSRVLRYLELYIFPHLGSSDIRQLKTSHLLAPIKKVDASGKHDVAQRLQQRVTAIMRYAVQNDYIDSNPASDMAGALSSTKARHYPALPPSRFPEFLARLLAFRGRMMTRIAVELSLLTFVRSSELRFARWDEFDFDKSQWCIPAKREEIKGVRYSYRGMKMKEEHIVPLSRQAVALLEQLKQISGDKELLFPGDHDATKVMSENTINSALRTMGYDTKTEVCGHGFRTMARGALGESGLWSDDAIERQLSHSERNNVRAAYIHTSEHLEERRLMVQWWADYLSYNNTCHLTPFEFARRYKV